The window atttatttccatgtatttcttaacttcttctttaatttcctggttgacccattcattcctTAATAGGATGTTCTTTACCTCCATGTTTTTgtggtcttttcaaattttttcttatggttgacttcaagtttcatagcgttgtggtctgaaaatatgcattgtacgatctcaatctttttgtaccagttgagtcctgatttgtgatccagtatgtggtctcttctgaagaatgttccatgtgcatttgaaaagaatatgtattctgctgctttcagaggaaatgttctgaatatatatatatatatatatatatatatatatatatatatccatctggtccagcgtgtcattcaaagccattgttttcttgttgattttctgcttagattatctgtcctttcatgtaagtggggtgttaaagtcccttactattattgtagtattatcaatgaattcctttatgtttgttattgttttatatatttgggtgctcccatgatGGAGGCAtaagtatttataattgtttgatcttgttggatagactcctttattatgatatggtgcccttcttcatctcttgttacagcttttggtttaaatataaaatctagtttgtctaatAAAGTATggctactctagctttcttttgaaagCTAAGAAGGCACTTCCAAGTGTCTTGCCTAATTAGCCATGCCTGAGAAAGTGACAGCAGCTATTAGGAAGAAATGCTAATGTAATTTAATTATTCTATGTAGTCTGATGACATTCATGAATTCCTATTCATCTTGCTTTGAAACTGGTGGTAGATGCTTGGTTAATTCCCATTTTTTCAGTTTCCGTTCTTTTCCTTTACATGACatttcaggggcagcctgggtggctcagcggtttagtgccactttcagcccaaagcatgatcctggagacccaggattgagtctcacgtcgggttccctgcatggagcctgcttctccctctgcctgtgtctctgcctctgtgtgtgtgtgtgtgtgtctcataaataaataaataaataaataaataaataaataaataaataaataaataaataaatttaaatgacatTTCAACCATCCTCTGAAGATGagcatatatttccttttttggacTAGCTTCTACCTCACATTTCCTTCAGTGCTCAACAATAACATCCTGTGGGTTGGAAATGTGGCACTGGAAGTGCATGAAGATTCTTTTTAAGGGAAGATATGCATTAAAGAGGTAGTTCAACAGACTTGAGATGCTTAAATCAGCTGCTGGGAAGTAACCATAAGCCCTTGGAATATCGCTTCTGATAAGAGTGACTTTATAACCTGAGGTCATAGATCATGCCTTATAGTTTATGCTCAAGCAAATGCCTATTGTTGTTTATTGTGGTCCTGAGCCACTCTATATCAATTTGGGCTCTGGGAATGTGGGATGGCTGGAGACTAAGTAGTTACCAATCATGCATGTGCCACATGCTTAGGGGACCAGCTTCTAATGAAAGGCCTGGGCACCAAGGCTTTGGTGAGCTTCCCAGGTTGGCAATACTTCATATGTACTGTCACACATCATAGCTGGGAGGATTAAACATTGCCTGTGTAAGTACACAGGGAAAGGTCAAGTGGAACCTGTGATTGCTCTCTCCTGGGCTCCACTCTCTGAGCTTTCTGTCTTTGCTGTTTTTACTAATATCCTTTCATTGTAATAAACTGCTACCATGTGTATAACAGCTTTTCTAAAGTCTTTGAGTCCTTCTAACAAATCATCAAACCTGAGGATAGTCTTGAGGGTTCCCAACACAGAAAATCTGACAGATCATGGAAGTAGTTACTAACAAGACATAAGTCTGTTTGCAAAAACAACttcaaatggaattaaaatatatcacaaggattattattaatttttattctaaatttactATTGAACTTATTTGAAGGGCAAAGAAATATATAAGTCAACTGTCAATTCTATCTATGTAAGACCACATAACCACTTTGTTATTCATGTGTATATCTACACCTATATCTATACCTGTATCtgtatatgatatttatttatgtctACCAAGCAATATTTATGGGCACTATTCATATATATGTCaatgtaatttcttaaaaattttgagtGATTTGAAAAAAtggatttatatttattgtttgaaTATAATCTATAGATACCAACTAATATGCCAATACAATTCTGCCAAAACATCACAtaagctcttctttcttttttttttttaacaagtcaaCTTTGAATGTTAACTAAAGTTTTTCAGAAGgacttttctctttatatatagtCTGTCCCGAATATTTTATGAGCAGTAgaggttattttaaataaaaatcccatCCATCAGTAAATTCAGCTCCTTGGCCAAGATTTTCGATATTTCTGTGAGgaaatacagcaaaaaaaaagaaggcattttattttgaacttaCCACTGATCAACACAAAAAAAACACTCATTCTGGTAAGTGTGACCATTTGTAGCACAAACATATGATATCACATCTGGACATTGTGATGTATAAGAAGGATCCACTGAGTAGTACATTTTACATGGAGGCtgcaaatatcaaaaaaataacatGTGAATAACAATTGGTAGATTTTCCCTCATCTATTTCTGTCCTGTCACTTCTGCTCCCCCGTggaaataatatcaaatatttctATTCAATTGATCTTTTTCAAGAATTTCTTCTGGGTTTTGGTCAGGCAGGTTTTTTTGCTGACTGCAGTGTCAGAAAATGCACTGACTTATCCATCCTCTCTTAAAGTCATAAGCATTATATCATCCCCACTTAAatctgaaatgtaaatttttcagTTAAACTTGGAGTCCCAATCCCATGAACTCATTCTAAGAAGTTTATGAGTagagatatttatgtatttgtaaaCTCCTAAGGGAAGGGGCTCAAAAGTAATTGTTAAGAGTGAAGATTCTATATTGAGACAAGGGAATAAATCCTGTATTTACCACTGTTGGACttcatgaccttgagcaaataaCAGGTCTTATTCCATTTAATGCTCAGATATGTATTTTACTGTTATAGTGTTTGTGCTACATGAGATTAAATCTAAGTCTGGAAAGGTTATacatgctcaaggtcacatggaaAACTTTGGTTCTACTTACTCCTATGAAATTTTAGGCCTCTCATGTGAAGAGAGTGATCAGATTAGTATCAGAGTTCAGaactgagaaatttaaatttaccTTAGGCCATTTATTTATAGCATGTGGCTTGAAGATTTCTGCAGGCAGATAAAGTACATACGCAATAGATTAGAAGAAATAGTTCTTCATGGAGTATGATTTCACCCACTGAAGTtactaactaaataaaaaaatgtaatttaattactCAGTTGCACATCAGTATACAAAATGACTTATAACAACAGAATTTGTGAGTGATGTTCTTTTGTTAACtactctattcatttattcattctttccttcattttcacagttctgattttatttgtaaattttctatGTCACTGAGAAAAGAGTAAAAACCAATTGAGGTTGTATGCATAGTTTGCAAACTACGTTATTTTCCTTAAGCCACTTGACTTTTGTTGGCTTTAGTTTCCTCTTCACTACAATAGGGATGAGTATATGtactttaaagttctttttttactaaatatgatatagtaaaaaaaattagGCTAGTTCCTAACAAGATGCTGAACTAAAGAGGACTATGAATGATGATCAGAAACTTTAAGTGCTCCTTGGCTCTGGAGAGACTGACTGGCTCTGAAAAACTAGTTTGTGTTAAGATGCTGGTGGTTCCTGGGGATAGAGGGTGGCCAGCTGGCTGTGggagaaggaaataagaaaagactTATCATAGTTCTGCTTTTTCTTATCTTACTGCACTATGATCTTTTAAATAGTCTAGAAAATTCAAGCTTTCCAAAAGTTAGAATTTCCAAAGTTCAAACAGAAaacttgaattatattttaaaatttttcccaaaGGAAACAAGAAGTCTACCAACCTTTCCAGGAATAGACTATGCCAATTGAAcatataatcttttaaagaataaaaaaaatggaatgctttATCTAATTCTAAAAAATAGGATCTTTTAATGACAGGAGCAGCTGGCTATagtgatgaaaaaagaaaaataaagaccttaATCTAGTAgacataaaataaagtaaaaaaatatatactgcatGCCATATATAGTAATAAACTTCAAATGCATCTGAACATAGGAAATGAAACCATGCAAGGATCAACTGAATTTCTCTTTAATCTTAATGTAGGAAATGCTTTCTGGTAGGTGAGAAATGGTACTttagcatagtttttttttttaatttttatttatttatgatagtcacagagagagagagagaggcagagaaacaggcagagggagaaacaggctccatgcaccaggagccagacatgggattcgattccgggtctccaggatcgcaccctgggccaaaggcaggcgctaaaccgctgcgccacccagggatccctttagcatagttttgattagcattttttttcatagtgaAGTTAAATATCTTTTACAGATTAAAGAGCcagttttgtattttgggggtatgagtatgtgtgtgtgaattgtatatgtatgcatattacTCATTTGGcgattggtttttattttctccctcaattttaagtattcttatatattatatatattagtcCTTTACCTGTGGTTTGtgttgcagatattttcttccagtttatcAGGTATCTTTTAGTTTAAGAATTTACCTTAAAGATACACCTCCAacaatacaaaatacatatgcataaGATTATTGCAGTATTGTTCGTAATCATAAAATGTTGGAAACAAACTAAATGCCCATCCATAGAAGACTGGTTGAATAAACTTTGTGATACCTACCAAAGGAAATTCTATGTTATTGTGTAAAAGAATAAGGGAGATCTCTGTGAATTGATATGTACTGATTTTCAGGATATTTGTAAATTGAGAAAAGCAAGTTGCAATCAGGTATCTATAGCATGTTTTATATAAGGTAGTAGGAGAATGACACAATGTGCACACATATGTTTCCATGTAACAAAGGAAAGATAGCAAAAGGTAACACAGGAAAGATAGAAACCAATGAGTTTGGTTCCATTAAGATAGCTATGGGGTtggaataaaggggaatggaGGTAGTGACACTTCTCTAAACCTAaacttttgctcattttgttttattttccttgtgtccaaaataattttgaattgcCCTTTGGGTTTTTCTTGACCCAAGCATTATGTAGAaacatgttatttcattttcaaatattggaGTATTTTCCAGAGTAACTCCCTTTTCTAATGGTGGTATCCAATTGATACATACCCACTTTGCATTGTCAAGCCAAACAGTTTCCATTCAGTCACAcatgactatttttcttttctacaactCAAAGAATATCATAGGTTTCTCTCCCAAGACTTGTAAGTCTGCTTACCTGAAGAAACAGTATGTGTCAAAGTGGAGGAAACCAGGAAAAATATGATCATGTAGGAAAAGGAAGCCATTTGATCCCATCCAATGTCCTGCTCAGATGAGGCCTGGGAAAAGGCTTGAGATAGTTTATTCCTAATATCTTGCACAGCTGGCTTTCCAAACATGAGAGAACCCACTACCTTGAGGTGCTGCATTCCTATAAACTTGATCATGATGGTCTCATACTGACCTGATCCCATGGGCTCAGACCTGAGAAGGCCCTTCTGCTCCAAAGAGGGAAAGTAAAccattaaaataacttttttttccctgccagCAGCTATTTATAATCCCAGTCCTGGTTGGAAGAGGAACTAGTCTTGGGGTTCTCACTAGAGCTGGCCCCAGGCATGTTCTTTTTACATAGATTCACCGTATAATATAGCATCTACACGGGAACAGTCATGTTATTAAATATAGACAgtttaagaatttattaaaaattctgataAAACAAGTGTGAACTGATGACTGTCCTATATTATCAGGGACATGTCACTTTTTAATGTGAGTCATTTGATTCCTGGGATAGACCATTTTCTTCAGTCCTTCATTTTCTGGCTCAGTGTCTTCTTCCAGACTACTGACACATGCTCAAATACAAAGAATGAATTGAAAATGGAGCTGTTGGTCTTGggtcataaaaattatatatacctTCCCTGATGCAAAGATCAGGATATATATCtagatataatttttatgattttttgatagatatacataattttttattatatatcaatatCTATTTCTGTATGTATCTATTAGAgagatctgagttcaaatcctagctccaaCATCTCCTAGAAGTGTGAGCCTCAGAAAAAGTATGAACTTCAAAGCATTTGGGATGATCAACTGATACTGTTATAAGTAAAGAATTTATCTATATTAAATTAGCAATTTCTTTTGTGGGGATGGAAATATTTAGGCCCAGAGAGGAGACATTTTCCAAGTAATTTCCTCAACTTCCTCCTGTCCTACTCTGTCCATCTGTCTCTACTCCAAATTGTAGCTGGTGGGCATGCAAAGAAATGAGGGAGAACCCTATTAGCAGTGAATTTGTCTCAACTTTCATGTGCAGAAGAAACTAACGGAGGAcactggaga is drawn from Vulpes vulpes isolate BD-2025 chromosome 4, VulVul3, whole genome shotgun sequence and contains these coding sequences:
- the SPINK13 gene encoding serine protease inhibitor Kazal-type 13 codes for the protein MASFSYMIIFFLVSSTLTHTVSSEIFKPHAINKWPKPPCKMYYSVDPSYTSQCPDVISYVCATNGHTYQNECFFCVDQWEFGLHIKFYKYGKCG